A region of Streptomyces sp. TG1A-60 DNA encodes the following proteins:
- a CDS encoding DUF2182 domain-containing protein — protein sequence MRRSRTSAFVPTRSPAPTGAGGGLLPTRDLAAAWFLVVLIAVPAWALTIGQAQDMGVEPGTMGMALPLFLLLWVTMMAAMMLPSMAPVAITWVRGIGRQSSGWTRAARSIEFVGGYLLVWTAFGLLAYAALAFTGGLVDDHPTAGRWIGSIAFLLAGLYQLGPLKHVCLRHCRDPLSHLVRYAGFRRPARDLRVGVHHGAYCVGCCAGLMVVLIPLGVMNVAAMAGLALVIFMEKLWSRGLLLTSVVGVAFLVLALLAPFQDWLLPGLQGSMPSMDGM from the coding sequence ATGCGTCGCAGCCGGACTTCCGCCTTCGTACCCACCCGGTCGCCCGCCCCCACCGGAGCGGGCGGGGGGTTGCTGCCCACGCGAGATCTTGCGGCCGCCTGGTTCCTCGTCGTCCTGATCGCGGTGCCCGCCTGGGCGCTGACGATCGGACAGGCCCAGGACATGGGGGTCGAGCCCGGCACCATGGGGATGGCGCTGCCCCTGTTCCTGCTGCTCTGGGTGACGATGATGGCGGCCATGATGCTGCCGTCCATGGCGCCGGTGGCCATCACCTGGGTGCGAGGCATCGGACGGCAGTCCTCGGGCTGGACCCGGGCCGCCCGCTCCATCGAGTTCGTGGGCGGATATCTGTTGGTGTGGACGGCCTTCGGACTGCTCGCCTACGCGGCCCTGGCCTTTACCGGCGGCTTGGTGGACGACCATCCGACCGCCGGACGCTGGATCGGCTCGATCGCCTTCCTGCTGGCTGGCCTCTACCAACTCGGTCCCCTCAAGCACGTCTGCCTACGGCACTGCCGCGACCCTCTGAGCCATCTGGTGCGCTATGCCGGCTTCCGGCGACCGGCCCGCGACCTGCGGGTGGGTGTCCACCACGGCGCCTACTGTGTCGGCTGCTGCGCCGGACTGATGGTCGTCCTCATCCCGCTCGGCGTGATGAACGTGGCGGCGATGGCCGGACTGGCCTTGGTGATCTTCATGGAGAAGCTGTGGTCCCGGGGCTTGCTTCTCACCAGCGTCGTGGGCGTCGCCTTCCTCGTCCTGGCCCTGCTCGCCCCGTTTCAGGACTGGCTGCTGCCGGGGCTGCAGGGCTCGATGCCGTCAATGGACGGCATGTGA
- a CDS encoding DUF1326 domain-containing protein, with protein MTEQTTTVTRWHLAGDWFDVCKCAIPCPCTFAQPPTYGDCEGVLVWHIREGNFGDVQLDDLNVLMLGSFEGNPWAGTHTDPYAAVFLDERADDQQRAALGAVFGGEAGGWPAQFGEMFHPEMRGMDIAPIHVEIDEDLATWRAEIPGRVTATAEALTGPTTPNSARVQVHNAPGAEVGPGQIATWGRATVDRADAFGFSWERSGKSSKYFPFDWSGPG; from the coding sequence ATGACAGAACAGACCACCACCGTTACGCGCTGGCACCTGGCCGGCGACTGGTTCGACGTGTGCAAGTGCGCCATACCCTGCCCCTGCACGTTCGCGCAGCCCCCGACCTACGGTGACTGCGAAGGCGTACTGGTCTGGCACATCCGGGAAGGCAACTTCGGCGACGTACAGCTCGACGATCTCAACGTCCTGATGCTCGGCTCCTTCGAGGGCAACCCGTGGGCCGGCACGCATACCGATCCGTATGCCGCGGTCTTCCTCGACGAACGCGCCGACGACCAGCAGCGGGCTGCACTCGGGGCCGTCTTCGGCGGTGAGGCGGGCGGATGGCCAGCACAGTTCGGGGAGATGTTCCACCCCGAGATGCGTGGCATGGACATCGCCCCCATCCACGTGGAGATCGACGAGGACCTTGCCACCTGGCGAGCCGAGATCCCAGGCCGTGTCACGGCGACCGCCGAGGCTCTCACCGGCCCGACCACCCCGAACAGCGCACGCGTCCAGGTCCACAACGCCCCGGGCGCCGAAGTGGGGCCGGGCCAGATCGCCACGTGGGGCCGGGCCACCGTCGACCGCGCCGACGCATTCGGCTTCTCCTGGGAACGCTCCGGCAAATCGAGCAAGTACTTCCCATTCGACTGGAGCGGCCCTGGCTGA